In Pseudomonas sp. LRP2-20, the genomic window GGCTACAGCGAGCGCCACGGTTTCCTCGTCGCCTGCCGTCAGGACCCAATGCTCAGCCAGGTAAAACTGATCGCCGAGCCCTGGGACTGTGGCCCTGGTGGCTACCAGGTGGGCAACTTCGCGCCAGGCTGGGCCGAATGGAACGACCGCTTCCGCGATACCGCACGGGCCTTCTGGAAAGGCGACGAAGGCCAGCTGGCCGATTTTGCCGCACGCCTGACGGCGTCGGGCGACATGTTCAACAACCGCGGGCGCCGGCCGTATTCCTCGGTCAACTTCATCACCGCCCACGATGGCTTCACCCTGCGCGACCTGGTGTCGTACAACAGCAAGCACAACGAAGACAACGACGAGAACAACCAGGACGGCACCGACAACAACCTGTCGTGGAACTGCGGCGTTGAAGGCCCCACCGACGATCCGCAGGTCAAAGCCCTGCGCATGCGCCAGATGCGCAACTTCTTTGCCACGCTGCTGCTGGCTCAGGGGACGCCGATGATCGTGGCGGGTGATGAGTTCAGCCGCACCCAGCACGGCAACAATAACGCCTACTGCCAGGACAGCGAGATCGGCTGGGTCAACTGGGACCTGGACCAGGACGGCAAGGAACTGCTGGCCTTCGTCAAGCGCCTGACTCGCCTGCGCCTGGCCTACCCCGTACTGCGCCGCTCACGCTTCCTGGTGGGCGATTACAATGAGGCGATCGGGGTCAAGGACGTCACCTGGCTGGCACCGGATGGCAGCGAGATGAGCGTTGAGCAGTGGGAAGACCCGCACGGGCGTTGCCTGGGCATGCTGATCGATGGCCGCGCCCAGGTCAGTGGCATCGCGCGGCCCGGCTCGGAGGCGACCATGCTGCTGATCGTCAATGCTCACCATGATGTGGTGCCGTTCCTGCTGCCGGCCGTGCCGGAAGGCGACTACTGGAGTTGCCTGATCGATACCGACCGGCCGGAGCTGCGCAAGCCGCAGCATCTGCAGTTCGACAGCACCTTCGAAGTCAAGGGGCGGTCGCTGCTGCTGATGGTGTTGCAGCGCGAGGAAGAGTGAACCGGCACCGGCGCGCCCTGTCCCATCTGTATCTGTTGCATTGAGGAGCCACCGTGAACCTCGAAGCCGGCAGCCCAGGTTTCATCAGCACCCGCCAGTCCGCGCCCGTCAAACGGCTGCGGGTGCTGACTGTGAACACGCACAAGGGCTTCACCGCCTTCAACCGGCGCTTCATTCTGCCTGAGCTACGCGAGGCGGTGCGCAGTACCCAGGCCGATATCGTCTTTCTCCAGGAAGTGCTCGGCAGTCACGATCGCCATGCCGCACGCTATCCCGGCTGGCCACAGACTTCGCAATATGAATTCCTCGCCGACAGCATGTGGAGCGACTTCGCCTATGGCCGCAATGCGGTCTACCCCGATGGCCACCACGGCAATGCACTGCTGTCCAAGTACCCGATCATCGAACACCGCAACCTCGACGTGTCGATCACCGGCCCCGAGCGTCGCGGCCTGTTGCATTGCATCCTCGACGTCCCCGGCCAGCACAAGGTGCATGCCATCTGCGTGCACCTGTCGCTGCTGGAAAGCCACCGGCAGAAGCAGTTGCAACTGCTGCGCCAGCTCCTCGATGCACTGCCCAAGGATGCACCGGTAATCATCGCCGGCGACTTCAACGACTGGCAGCAACACGGTAACCGCATCCTGCGCCTGCAGCGCGACTTGCACGAGGCCTTCGAGCGCCACCACGGCCTGCTCGCCCGCACCTACCCGGCCCGCTTGCCGCTACTGCGCCTGGACCGCATCTACCTGCGCAATGCCGATAGCCATGCGCCGCAGATTCTGGGGCACAAACCTTGGACGCACCTTTCCGACCACTTGCCACTGGCCGTTGAGGTCAGGTTGTAACAATGATTCGGCATAGCCAATGGCGCAGAAATAGCGATCACCGCTATACCAAACAACTTCGCCAAGATAATCATAGGGTTAACGGCAGTCACGGAGTGTGAACAGACCTTTCACGCTTTCTTGACGCAAGCCCCGGACTCTCCTTAGCTGAACAGTATCACTAGACGTAAAAACTCGCGCCGGGCCTCTAGCTCGCGCCTTTGTGCGCGCTCGCGAAAGCTGGCGTGCTGGTTTGGGTCGCCCTCTGTTTTTGTCGTACAGCTCGTGACAACAGGCCAGGTCCTTGGGCTTTGCAACAAAAAAAACAGAGGAGATCCGCCATGAAAAGAACCTCGAATCCCTTGCGCTTCGATCATTTTTTCTACGCGGTTTCCACGTCGATGCTTCTGGCAACCCCGGTGGAAACGTTCGCGTTCGAATTGCAGGAAGATCCGATCTCCCCCAGCTACCTGCAACACGCGACGGTGCCGACGTTGTCGCTCGACCCGGTCAGCGCCAGCGGCCTGAGCCTGGGTACGCTTAACGCCTTCAGTGAGAAGATGGGCGAACGGCACAGCCTGCCAGCCCCCGACCTGGTGGGCGGCCAGTGGGCACAGTTCTTCCCTGGCGCCACGCCGCAGCCTGGCGCGCGGACGCCAGAGCAGCTGGAAGCGCCCAGCCAGCAACTGATGATCGGCCCGGACCTGTTCGTGCGTGAAACCGCCGATGGCAACGTGCACCGTGCGGGCATCTTCGTGGGGCACAACAACCTGCAGAGCAGCTTCAACGGCGCACGGCCGTTGCTGGGGGACAAGCAGCGCAATGCGGTCAACCTCAGCGGCGAGAGCCTGGGGGTGTACTGGAGCATGACCCATGAGCAAGGCTGGCACCTGGATGCCGTGGCCATGGGCTCACGCATCGAGGTGATGGGCCGTGGCGACAAAGGCCAACGGCTGGATGACAGCGGCCATGCGATGACCTTCTCGGTGGAGGGCGGTTACCCGATCGGCCTGGGGGGTGGCTGGGTGATCGAGCCCCAGGCGCAGTTGATCAACCAGCAGTTCTTCCCCGGCAACCAGGTGCAGGCAGAGACCTTGCAGGCCTTTGACAGCCAGCCCAGCTGGAGCGGACGCGTGGGTGCCAAATTGTCCGGGCGCTACGAGGTCAAAGGCATGCCGATCGAGCCCTATGTGCGGACCAACGTCTGGTATGACTTCAACGACACCAGCGAGGTGAAGCTGGACCAGGTCGACAAGATCTCCAGCTCGCGTTATTCGACCACGGTGGAACTGGGTTTGGGGCTGGTGGCACGAGTGACACCATCGGTGGCGCTGTTTGTCAGTGCCGATTACAGCAGCGATGTGGATGGCAACGACCTCAACGGGCTGATTGGCAGCCTTGGGGTGCGGATGCGGTGGTAGGCAGGCACGGCCTCTTCGCGGGCAAGCCCGCTCCCACAGAAATAGCACTCACCTGAAGGTTGGTGCAGTACCTGTGG contains:
- a CDS encoding autotransporter outer membrane beta-barrel domain-containing protein, translated to MKRTSNPLRFDHFFYAVSTSMLLATPVETFAFELQEDPISPSYLQHATVPTLSLDPVSASGLSLGTLNAFSEKMGERHSLPAPDLVGGQWAQFFPGATPQPGARTPEQLEAPSQQLMIGPDLFVRETADGNVHRAGIFVGHNNLQSSFNGARPLLGDKQRNAVNLSGESLGVYWSMTHEQGWHLDAVAMGSRIEVMGRGDKGQRLDDSGHAMTFSVEGGYPIGLGGGWVIEPQAQLINQQFFPGNQVQAETLQAFDSQPSWSGRVGAKLSGRYEVKGMPIEPYVRTNVWYDFNDTSEVKLDQVDKISSSRYSTTVELGLGLVARVTPSVALFVSADYSSDVDGNDLNGLIGSLGVRMRW
- a CDS encoding endonuclease/exonuclease/phosphatase family protein; this translates as MNLEAGSPGFISTRQSAPVKRLRVLTVNTHKGFTAFNRRFILPELREAVRSTQADIVFLQEVLGSHDRHAARYPGWPQTSQYEFLADSMWSDFAYGRNAVYPDGHHGNALLSKYPIIEHRNLDVSITGPERRGLLHCILDVPGQHKVHAICVHLSLLESHRQKQLQLLRQLLDALPKDAPVIIAGDFNDWQQHGNRILRLQRDLHEAFERHHGLLARTYPARLPLLRLDRIYLRNADSHAPQILGHKPWTHLSDHLPLAVEVRL